GGTGAACCCGCCGTGGACGAGGCCCCGGTCGTCCGCGGCCATCTCGGGCCGGGTCGCGAGCCGGGCCCGGCACTCCCCTTCCGCCAGCTCCACCACCTCGCCCACCCAATCGGGGTGGATCGCCAGGTGCGTCCTGGGTTCCATCGCTTCACCTCCTGCCATGTAACTTCGGTCGTCGGTCCACGGTCGTCGGTCTGGGGCCTTCGGCCCGCTGGGCAACCGAGCGGCCGAGCGGCTCTCGAGCCGCGCCAAAGCTCGGGGGTCTGCTGGAGAGCCGAGTGCGGGTACTTGGCTCGCCGCGCCCTCCGAACGCCCGGATCGCCTCCGGATCCCAAGGGTTCCGCTATCGGGGCCTGGATCGACGCGCAAGGGGCATGAGAAGACGCGGCGATCGGATGCCGCACTCGCGCCCGGCCGGAAGCGGGCCCCACGCCCCTGCGGCCACCTGCGCGCCTCTATAGTCGCCGGGCTAATCGTAACGGGCCGAGGCCCCCAAAACTTCTCTAGTCTCTAGCCCGCCGGAGTGTCGGCCGGTCCCGAGTATACCCTGGAATCGCCCCCGGCGCCCTGCTATAGTCCGCCCCGCCCGGGAAGGAGCCGAGCCCGGGAGCCTTGTCTCGCCCCGCTCGAGAGGTTGGGATGCCCGACGTCCGCTTGTTGTACCGTTTGGTCGAGCGCCGCGCCGTCCAGGAGGACTGGGCCGGGGTGCTCGCCCTGATCGACCGGATCCGGGAGATCCAGGGGACCTCCCCGGACCCGGAGGATCGGTTCTTCCTCGGGTTCCACCGGGGGCTGGCCCTGGTGGAGACCGGGGCCCCGTCCGAAGCGGTGCCCCTTCTGGCCGAGGTTGTGGAGATCGACCCGGACCACGTGGCCGCCCGGCTCCTCCTCGCCGACGCCCTCCTGCGGGACTCCCGTTGGGACGAGGCCCGCGCCCAGCTGGAGGCCGCGCTGGAACGGGCGCCGGACCATCCGGGCTGCCTGTGCGCCCTGGGCTGGGTGTTGTACCAGCGCGGAGAGCGCGCCCGGGGCCGGCAGCTGTTGGAGCGGGCCACGGAGCTCCACCCCCACTACCCCCCGGGCCACGTGGACCTGGGGCTGATCCTGGCCGGCGAGGCCCGGTGGGAGGAGGCCGAGTTCCACCTGGAGGCCGCCATGGCCCTGACCCCGGACGACGCGGACGTGGCCGAGGCCCTCCGGGTGGTGCGGGAGGGCCGGGCCGGCGAGGCCGTGGAGCGCCAGCAGGTGCGGGCCCTCCTGCCGGAGATCCGGGCCCAGAGGCGGGGCTTGACCCCGGAGGAGAGGCAGGTGCTGCGGCGGCTGCGCGCCTGGCTCCGGAGCCACGGGGCGACCCACCTGGAGGTCCTCCTGGTGGAAGGGGTGTGGGCCGAGGTGGCCGCGGCCGGCAGCCGGCCCCGCCGGTTGGACGACGGATGGGCCGCGGGGCTCGCCTGGGCCTGCCACCGGATGCTCGGGCATTCGGTCCGCCGCCGGGAGGTGGCCCGGCACTGGGGCGTGTCGGTCGACATCCTGGCCCGCCGGTATCGGGTGATCCGCCGGCTCCTCGACGCGGCCGACGCCTGGCCCCCCGAGGACGACCTGCCCCTGCCCTCTCCGACCGCATCGACGGTGCCGGCCGCCCTGATCCCGGTGGACTTCCAGAGCCGCCGGAGGCTGCCCGCCACCACGCCCTGCCCGTGCGGCAGCGGTCTGCCCGTGGAGACCTGCCGGCACACCGAGCCCGCCAACAAGGGGTGACTTCCGCTAGGACGCTGGGAGGCTGGGACGCTAGGACGCCTAAAAACCTCCCTGATTTCAGATCGTTTCAAGCACGGCCCCGCATCCTTGGCGTCACCTCACCGTCTCGGTGGGGCATGGGGTCTGCTGGAGAGCCCGCCCGCCTAACAGGCCGAGCCCCCCAAGATTTTCTCTAGTTTCCAGTCTCCAGTTTCTAGTCTCTAGATGGTCCCGCACAGGGCCTGACGAGGTTTCCTAGCCGGAGCCGGCCCGAAATCGCTGGGACACCTCTACCAGCAGATCCAGAATCGCCTCGGCCAAGCCTTCGTCCAGGCCGCCCATGCCGCACGACGGGGTGAGGAGACATCCCCTCCGCAGCAGGGACGGATCCACCCCGGCGCGGGCGAACCGTTCCATGGCTCCCACGAGCCGCCGGACCAGGTCCGGCGCCCCCACCCACCGGGCCTCCTCCGAGGTGGGCACGATTCCCCACGCGATCACCCCGCCCCGCTCCAAAAACCCCTGGGCCTCCCGGGGGTACAGGAGCATCTTGTCCAGGTAGTGGTAGGCGTCGAAGTTGACGATGTGGACTCCGCTTTCGAACAGCAGGCCCCAGTCGGTGTTTCCGCAACAGTGCACCCCCACCCACGCCGGTTCCCCGGCCAGGGCCTCGAGGGTGGGCCGCCACAGGTCCAGCACCATCTCGCGGGTCAGGCTCGAGTAGGCCGATCCGAACACCTCCATGACCGGCTCGTCGAGGAACACGATCACCGGCGCCCCGACCCCCTTGAGCCGCCGCACCTGCCACAGCGCCTTCAGCGAGACGAGCTGGGCCACGGCCTCCCGAAACCCCTCGTCGTGGATCACCTCGCGCCCCTCAGGGTCCTTGAGCGAGGTGGCCATGGTGACCGGGCCGGTGACGTGGGCCTTCACGCACCGCAGATCGGTCGGCCGCTCCTGGACGAGGAGCCGCTCCAGGGCATAGAATCCCGGTGCCCGGTCGGCACCCAGAGCGAACGCCTCCAGGTCTCCCCCGAGGACCTTCTCGTAGAACCGCTCCAGGGCCGCGGCCGCCCGGTCGGGGCCCGGGATCCGCAGGTGGGCGTCCGCGGGGAACCCCTCGACGTACTGGGGCACCATGCCCTCCTGGGGGCTCCGGCGGGGCAACTGGGGCCAGAAGGGCAGCTCCCGAAGCCGACGCCACACCGCTGCCACGGCGACGTCCGGATCGGTGTGGGGCAAGCTGCCGATGCCGGTGGCCAGCCCACCGGGGGACAGAACGTTCCACAGTTCCGTCGCAGAGTTCCGAAGGGAAACCGCAGCCATGGGGAAAACCGTCCTTTCCGTGGGGTTCTGGATCGTAGGGGCCCTGGTGTTGATCGGGAGTTGGCGCGCGGGGGGATGGGGCCTCGGGGTGCCGGTGTGCACGGGACTGGCCCTGGGCGTGGCCGGCCTGGACGTGTTCCGTCACCGGGAGACGCTGACCTGGGACTGGGCCCTGGTCCGAACCCTGCTCCACCTGGCCGCGGCCGTGGCCCTGGCCTCGGCGGTGTTGTTCGCCCTGGCCCACCTGCTGGTCACCGGCCGGTTCGGGTTCAACTGATCCGCGCGGGCGCCCTCAGGATCTCTGCCGAGACAGACCCTCGGCCTTCAGGATCGAGCGGGTGCGCATGCGCTCCTCGCGGCGGTGGAGGGCCGCCTCCCAGCGCCGGCGGTCCTCGTCGGTCTCCAGCACCAGGGGGGGCACGGGCCGGGGTTTGCCGTGCTCGTCCAGGGCGACGAAGGTGAGATAGGCCGAAGCCGTGTGGCGAACCACCCCGGTCTTGGGGTCCTCGGCCTCCACCCGCACCCCCACCTCCATGCTGGTCCGCCCCACGTAGTTCATGGAAGCCTTCAGCACCACCAGGTTGCCCACGTACACGGGCGCGTGGAAGTCGAGCCGGTCGATGGAGGCGGTGACCGCGTTGCCCCGGCAGTGGCGGAACGCCACCACGCCGGCCGCGTCGTCGATCATCTTCATGATCATGCCGCCGTGCACGTTGCCGGCCAGGTTCGCGTGTTGGGGCAGCATCATCTCGGCCACCTCCACGCGGGTCTCGGAAACCCTCCGGCCTTCCTCACCCATCCGGTTCCTCCTCCGTCGGCTTGGCTCCGCCGTCCCGGGCCGTGTCGGCCCGCAACCCGTCGGCCTCGGCCACCAGGGTGCGCACGATGTCGTGGAACCCCAGCAGGCTGTCGGACGCGCTCTCCCCGGACTCGGCCACCGCGTTCAGGTGCCCTTCCAGGGCGGCCGCGGCCCGACGCTGATCCTCGAGCAGGCTGCCGATCTCCTCCACCTCGCGGGCGAAGCTCGCCATGAGCTCCGCGGTCTCCCGCCCGGTGTCCCGGTGGCTGTCGGCCGCGGCCCGCAGGGACTGGCTCAACGCCGCCAGGGTCTGGTTCAGGGCCTGGACCCGGTCCATCTCCTGCATCCCCTGGTCCAGGTTCTCGGCCACCTTATGGAGGCTTGCGTTCACCTCGTCCGCCGCGCTCACCATGGCCCGGGCCTGCTCGTCCTGGGTCTGGGCCGCACCGGCGATCCCCCGGGCCTCCTCCACGGCTGCGGTGACCGCCCGCTCGATCTGCTCGATCTCCTCCCCCGCCTTGGCGCCGAGCCCCCTGCCCTCCTCCACCGCCTCGAGGCTCTCGGCCAGACCCCGGTTGGCCTCGGAGATGTTGGCCTGCACCCCCCGGATCAGCTCCCCGATCTGGGCCGCGTTCTCCCGGGTCCGGCGGGCCAGGCTGCGGATCTGGTCCGCCACCACCGCGAAGGCGGCCCCTTTCTCCCCGGCCTGGGCCGCCAGGATCGCCGCGTTCAGCGACAGCAGGCCGGTCTCCTCGGCCACCTCGGTGATCACGGCCAGGATGCCCTCGATCTCCCGGCTCTGCTCGCCCAGGGCCTGCACCGCCCGGCCCAGGTTCTCTGAGGCCCCCCGGATCCGATCGATCCCTTCGCCCACCCGCCGAACGGCGTCCTTTCCTCCCCGGGCCGAGCTCTCCACGTCCTGGAACAGGGCCAGGCTGCGGTCGATCCGCCGCCGGATCTCACCCATGGCCCGCCCCACCTGGGCCACGAACGCGGTGGTCCGGTCGCTGGCCTCGCTCACCCGGTCCACGTTGCCGTGGATCTCCCGGAGCGCCCCGTAGATCTGGGCGATGGAGGCCGTGGCCTCCTCCACCGACCGGTTCAGGGTCTCGGCGCCGGAGAAGAGCTCCTCCGTGCTCTGGGACAGGGTGTCCATGAACGCCAGGCCCTGGCTGCTGGCCTCGCGCACCCGCTCGGCCCGCTCCCAGACCCGCTCCCCGGCCTCGCCCATGGTGCGAAGCCCGTCCCGGGACCCTCGCACCGACTCGCCGAGGGTGTCGATGACCCACCCCAGGAGGGTCGCGTGCTCCTGGAGCTTGCGCACCACGTCCCGGATCGCGTCCCCGTGGGTGTCCAGCCGCCGGAACCGCTCCTGCAGCTCGTCCGCCAAGGGGGCCGACGGACCCTCCGGGTCGGCCTCCGCCAGATCCAGCAGCTCCGCCAGGCTGCCGGGTGGGGTCGCCCCCCGCCCGGGAATCAGCCCCGCCGCGAGGCCGGCCACCGCCAACCCGACCCCCGCCGGGCCGAACCCAGCCCACGCCAACCCGGCCCCCGCCACCCCGAGTCCGCCCGCCACCCACGCCGCGACGGGCCACCGGCTACGCCCCATGGCCGCACTCCCTTCGTCAACCGTGCCCACTTCGGTTTCGGTTCGGCCGTTTGGGGCTTGGGCTTGAGACGAGGGAAGGCTCGGGCCTCCAGAACCGCTCCTCCAACCGGTCCAGAAGCGGCGCAAGGGTGTCGGGCCGACGGGCGCTGACCGCCACCCCCTCCCAATGGGCCGCCAGCCGCTCGGCCACCCCAGGGGCCAGGAGGTCGGCCTTGTTGAATACCCGCAGCACGGGCTTGTCGCCCAGGCCCAGGTCGCGCAGCAACCGCTCCACCGCCCGGATCTGCTCCTCGAACCCCGGGTTGGCGGCATCGACCACGTGCAGCAGCAGGTCCGCGTCCTCCAGCTCTTCCAGGGTCGCCCGGAAGGCCCCCACCAACCCCTCGGGCAGGTCCCGCAGGAACCCCACGGTGTCGGTGATGATCACCTCGCGCTCCCGGGGGAACCGGAGCCGGCGGGTCGCGGTGTCGAGGGTGGCAAACAACAGGTCCTCGGTCAACACCCGGGAACGGGTCAGGGCGTTGAGCAGGGTGCTCTTGCCCGCGTTGGTGTACCCCACGATGCTCACGATGGGCACGCCCGCCCGCACCCTTTTGCGCCTGCGCTGGGTCCGGCCGCGGGCCAGGGCCTCGAGGCGCCTCTCCAGATGCGCGATCCGGTCGCGCACCCGGCGGCGGTCCACCTCCAGCTTTGTCTCGCCGGGGCCCCTGCCGCCGATCCCGCCGGTGAGCCGGCTCATGGCCAGCCCCTTGCCCCGGAGCCGCGGCAGGATGTACCGCAGTTGGGCCAGCTCCACCTGCACCTTGCCGTCGGGGGTGTGGGCCCGCCGGGCAAAGATGTCGAGGATGAGCTGGGTGCGGTCGATCACCCGGATGTC
This is a stretch of genomic DNA from Deferrisoma camini S3R1. It encodes these proteins:
- a CDS encoding tetratricopeptide repeat protein, coding for MPDVRLLYRLVERRAVQEDWAGVLALIDRIREIQGTSPDPEDRFFLGFHRGLALVETGAPSEAVPLLAEVVEIDPDHVAARLLLADALLRDSRWDEARAQLEAALERAPDHPGCLCALGWVLYQRGERARGRQLLERATELHPHYPPGHVDLGLILAGEARWEEAEFHLEAAMALTPDDADVAEALRVVREGRAGEAVERQQVRALLPEIRAQRRGLTPEERQVLRRLRAWLRSHGATHLEVLLVEGVWAEVAAAGSRPRRLDDGWAAGLAWACHRMLGHSVRRREVARHWGVSVDILARRYRVIRRLLDAADAWPPEDDLPLPSPTASTVPAALIPVDFQSRRRLPATTPCPCGSGLPVETCRHTEPANKG
- a CDS encoding uroporphyrinogen decarboxylase/cobalamine-independent methonine synthase family protein; this translates as MAAVSLRNSATELWNVLSPGGLATGIGSLPHTDPDVAVAAVWRRLRELPFWPQLPRRSPQEGMVPQYVEGFPADAHLRIPGPDRAAAALERFYEKVLGGDLEAFALGADRAPGFYALERLLVQERPTDLRCVKAHVTGPVTMATSLKDPEGREVIHDEGFREAVAQLVSLKALWQVRRLKGVGAPVIVFLDEPVMEVFGSAYSSLTREMVLDLWRPTLEALAGEPAWVGVHCCGNTDWGLLFESGVHIVNFDAYHYLDKMLLYPREAQGFLERGGVIAWGIVPTSEEARWVGAPDLVRRLVGAMERFARAGVDPSLLRRGCLLTPSCGMGGLDEGLAEAILDLLVEVSQRFRAGSG
- a CDS encoding acyl-CoA thioesterase, producing the protein MGEEGRRVSETRVEVAEMMLPQHANLAGNVHGGMIMKMIDDAAGVVAFRHCRGNAVTASIDRLDFHAPVYVGNLVVLKASMNYVGRTSMEVGVRVEAEDPKTGVVRHTASAYLTFVALDEHGKPRPVPPLVLETDEDRRRWEAALHRREERMRTRSILKAEGLSRQRS
- a CDS encoding methyl-accepting chemotaxis protein; protein product: MGRSRWPVAAWVAGGLGVAGAGLAWAGFGPAGVGLAVAGLAAGLIPGRGATPPGSLAELLDLAEADPEGPSAPLADELQERFRRLDTHGDAIRDVVRKLQEHATLLGWVIDTLGESVRGSRDGLRTMGEAGERVWERAERVREASSQGLAFMDTLSQSTEELFSGAETLNRSVEEATASIAQIYGALREIHGNVDRVSEASDRTTAFVAQVGRAMGEIRRRIDRSLALFQDVESSARGGKDAVRRVGEGIDRIRGASENLGRAVQALGEQSREIEGILAVITEVAEETGLLSLNAAILAAQAGEKGAAFAVVADQIRSLARRTRENAAQIGELIRGVQANISEANRGLAESLEAVEEGRGLGAKAGEEIEQIERAVTAAVEEARGIAGAAQTQDEQARAMVSAADEVNASLHKVAENLDQGMQEMDRVQALNQTLAALSQSLRAAADSHRDTGRETAELMASFAREVEEIGSLLEDQRRAAAALEGHLNAVAESGESASDSLLGFHDIVRTLVAEADGLRADTARDGGAKPTEEEPDG
- the hflX gene encoding GTPase HflX → MYRRRIPDEDLITAELVARMTHLSRETGRQVGVLVDRKGTVLHVVVGDEAGILIPDLSRHGLGRGKLRGVRCVHTHLRGEPLNDDDLADLTLLRLDVMAAVEVTAEGRPGAVRLAHLLPPNPRGDTHRVLPPVDFYALSLRFGEFIRALEEEIASQQTRGVDLRRATDRAILIHVSTLPRHEVEDRMRELTDLCRTAGVEPLETVVQRPRRINPRYLLGEGRLRDVVASALQKGADLLVFDQELSPAQAQAIAELADIRVIDRTQLILDIFARRAHTPDGKVQVELAQLRYILPRLRGKGLAMSRLTGGIGGRGPGETKLEVDRRRVRDRIAHLERRLEALARGRTQRRRKRVRAGVPIVSIVGYTNAGKSTLLNALTRSRVLTEDLLFATLDTATRRLRFPREREVIITDTVGFLRDLPEGLVGAFRATLEELEDADLLLHVVDAANPGFEEQIRAVERLLRDLGLGDKPVLRVFNKADLLAPGVAERLAAHWEGVAVSARRPDTLAPLLDRLEERFWRPEPSLVSSPSPKRPNRNRSGHG